The following are encoded together in the Bacillus cereus group sp. RP43 genome:
- the helD gene encoding RNA polymerase recycling motor HelD yields the protein MNKKLDLEQKRLDNVIETITEQIDKLESETGRRRAEVINIRKHFWDDVKVNTDTFDDYLETVINLRQQAQSLAVTQITHKHTFNRLAALRRMHKAPYFGRIDFKEEGEVGAEQIYIGVATLTDASGENFLIYDWRAPISSVYYDYPPGPAEYSTPGGVIHGNVEKKLQYIIQNGEIDSMFDTSLTIGDEILQQALGKGTNKHMQSIVATIQREQNEIIRHDEGRLLIVQGAAGSGKTSAALQRIAYLLYKYREWLKADQIILFSPNSMFNSYVSNVLPELGEENMQQVTFQEYLNHRLSKSFDVEDPYEQLEYMLTETNSPAYKTRNASIRFKASTQFFEMIRAYRQSLESSGMLFRGMKFRGKLIASAKEIAEQFYNTDFSLRFHSRIEKLTDWLNKQIDALEKAELKKPWVEEEIELLSKDEYQKAYKYLQKKGEFDDNSFNDYEKETKVLGRMIVRKKLKPLRKGVQTLRFINFTGIYKQLFTDASWVTGEKPKEWDDICSLTVNMLDEGKLYYEDATPFLLLKELIEGFQTNRSIKHVLVDEAQDYSPFQFEFLKRLFPAAKMTVLGDFNQAIFAHASEAVNFNTLTSLYGPDETNGINLTRSYRSTKPIIEFTRALVPEGKNIHAFERDGEKPTVTKVSNNSELHEHITAKVAELQKQQHNTIAIICKSAAESAAAYEALSHIENIKLVQSNSAEYEQGIVVIPAYLAKGIEFDAVIIYNASKDVYSDESVRRLFYTACTRAMHELQLYSVGEVSPFILGAASESFELITTP from the coding sequence ATGAACAAAAAACTTGATTTAGAGCAAAAACGATTAGATAACGTAATAGAAACAATTACGGAGCAAATTGATAAACTGGAAAGCGAAACTGGCAGACGCCGGGCAGAAGTAATCAACATTCGTAAACACTTCTGGGATGATGTAAAAGTTAACACTGATACTTTTGACGATTATCTTGAAACAGTTATCAACTTAAGACAACAAGCTCAGTCACTAGCCGTAACACAAATCACCCATAAGCACACCTTTAATCGACTTGCCGCACTACGACGTATGCATAAGGCACCTTACTTCGGACGAATCGATTTCAAAGAAGAAGGAGAAGTTGGTGCAGAACAAATTTATATCGGCGTTGCTACACTTACCGATGCAAGCGGAGAAAACTTTCTTATATACGATTGGCGCGCACCCATTTCAAGTGTTTACTACGATTATCCACCAGGACCGGCTGAGTACAGTACACCAGGAGGCGTAATCCACGGTAATGTGGAAAAGAAATTGCAATACATTATTCAAAATGGCGAGATTGATTCTATGTTCGATACGAGCCTTACAATTGGCGATGAAATCCTGCAACAAGCGCTCGGAAAAGGTACAAACAAACATATGCAAAGTATCGTTGCTACGATTCAGCGCGAGCAAAATGAAATTATCCGTCACGATGAAGGGCGACTACTTATCGTGCAAGGCGCTGCTGGTAGTGGTAAAACATCAGCTGCTCTGCAGCGAATCGCTTACTTACTATATAAATATCGCGAATGGCTAAAAGCAGATCAAATCATTCTCTTCTCCCCTAACTCCATGTTCAACAGCTACGTATCTAACGTATTGCCAGAACTCGGTGAAGAGAATATGCAGCAAGTTACATTCCAGGAATATTTAAACCATAGACTAAGTAAGTCATTTGACGTTGAAGACCCTTATGAGCAATTAGAATATATGCTAACTGAAACGAATAGCCCTGCTTATAAAACTCGAAATGCGAGCATTCGATTTAAAGCATCTACTCAATTTTTCGAAATGATTAGAGCATACAGACAATCTCTTGAATCTTCAGGCATGCTATTTAGAGGAATGAAATTTAGAGGAAAACTGATTGCCTCCGCTAAAGAAATCGCAGAGCAATTTTATAATACTGACTTCTCCCTCCGCTTCCATAGTCGAATTGAGAAGTTAACAGATTGGCTAAATAAGCAAATAGATGCACTTGAAAAAGCAGAACTGAAAAAGCCTTGGGTAGAAGAAGAAATTGAATTACTTAGTAAAGATGAATATCAAAAGGCTTATAAATACTTGCAGAAAAAGGGCGAGTTTGACGACAACTCCTTTAATGATTATGAGAAAGAAACGAAAGTACTTGGACGTATGATTGTCCGTAAAAAATTAAAACCGTTACGTAAAGGCGTTCAAACATTGCGTTTCATCAATTTTACAGGCATATATAAACAACTCTTCACAGATGCATCATGGGTTACTGGAGAAAAGCCGAAAGAATGGGACGACATTTGCTCACTAACGGTGAACATGCTTGATGAAGGAAAGCTATATTACGAGGATGCAACTCCATTTTTACTTTTAAAAGAGTTAATTGAAGGCTTCCAAACGAACAGATCGATTAAACACGTTCTCGTAGATGAAGCGCAAGATTATTCTCCGTTTCAGTTCGAGTTTTTAAAACGTCTCTTCCCTGCTGCAAAAATGACTGTACTCGGAGACTTTAACCAAGCGATATTTGCCCATGCGAGTGAAGCAGTGAATTTCAATACACTTACTAGCTTATACGGACCAGATGAAACGAACGGCATCAACTTAACTCGTAGCTATCGCTCAACAAAACCGATCATTGAATTTACACGTGCTCTCGTACCAGAAGGCAAGAACATTCACGCATTTGAACGTGACGGCGAAAAACCTACAGTAACTAAAGTATCGAATAACAGCGAACTGCACGAGCATATTACTGCCAAAGTTGCTGAACTACAAAAACAACAGCACAATACAATCGCAATTATATGTAAATCTGCAGCTGAAAGCGCCGCTGCCTACGAGGCACTCAGTCATATCGAGAATATAAAACTTGTGCAAAGTAACTCAGCCGAGTATGAGCAAGGCATCGTCGTTATCCCTGCTTACTTAGCGAAGGGTATCGAATTTGACGCTGTTATTATTTATAATGCTTCTAAAGATGTGTACAGTGATGAGAGCGTTCGTAGATTGTTTTACACCGCTTGTACGCGGGCTATGCATGAATTACAACTTTATAGCGTTGGCGAGGTTAGTCCTTTTATACTCGGGGCTGCTTCAGAGAGTTTTGAACTTATTACAACACCTTGA
- a CDS encoding FtsW/RodA/SpoVE family cell cycle protein has product MNKKRERFLSEVTNHIKSKEAKSFVATELDFHMKQAKNTWIEKGLSEEVAEDKAVEQMGSPIKLGQELNKLHKPKVDWFLIGLLVAAMGLGFLPVITFGHADLLMNKVIFVILGVVTAIGMMLFDYRRLEKIGWLFYTIGVLILLMIKYFPTAFLIGEPLIKIGSITIDCLMTIPFFFLAWASFFNNSRLKFIHLLMLYLFSLYLFLTTSTLLPLFIYITMVFVMLWWSKLGKKTAWLITMLPICFFIIRDLFSWSAVKEYRIARILGFLNPEHDQWYLRLKEAMASAGWFGTYGNIKSIPATHTDFVFASLTYYYGYVLALVLVLILSLFAVRIMTISYKINDRYGKLLLVGGVTLFVFHFIYNVGMILGLLPRVSISLPFISYGLVPTLFHAFIMGIVLSVYRRKDMSFRMRKTP; this is encoded by the coding sequence TTGAATAAAAAAAGGGAGCGTTTTTTAAGCGAAGTTACCAATCATATTAAATCAAAAGAAGCAAAGAGCTTTGTGGCAACTGAACTAGATTTTCACATGAAACAGGCGAAGAACACGTGGATAGAAAAAGGATTAAGTGAGGAAGTTGCTGAAGATAAGGCCGTTGAACAAATGGGAAGTCCAATTAAACTAGGGCAAGAACTTAACAAACTGCATAAGCCAAAGGTTGATTGGTTCTTAATTGGTTTATTAGTGGCTGCTATGGGGTTAGGTTTTTTGCCGGTTATAACTTTTGGACATGCTGACTTATTAATGAATAAGGTGATATTTGTTATTCTCGGTGTTGTAACAGCTATTGGGATGATGCTATTTGATTATCGGAGGTTAGAGAAAATCGGGTGGCTGTTTTATACAATTGGCGTACTTATCTTGTTAATGATAAAGTATTTTCCTACTGCTTTTTTGATTGGAGAGCCATTAATAAAAATTGGTTCCATCACAATTGACTGTTTAATGACGATACCATTCTTCTTTCTAGCCTGGGCTTCTTTTTTCAATAACAGTAGATTAAAGTTTATACATCTTCTCATGTTGTATTTATTTTCTTTATATTTATTTCTAACTACATCAACTCTTTTACCACTGTTCATCTATATCACGATGGTATTTGTTATGCTTTGGTGGAGTAAGCTAGGAAAGAAAACGGCATGGCTCATTACAATGTTACCGATTTGTTTCTTTATTATTAGGGATTTATTTTCCTGGTCTGCCGTAAAAGAATACCGGATAGCTAGAATTTTAGGGTTTTTAAACCCAGAGCATGATCAATGGTATTTACGTTTAAAAGAGGCAATGGCATCGGCAGGTTGGTTTGGTACATATGGAAATATAAAGTCTATCCCTGCTACCCATACTGATTTTGTATTTGCAAGTTTGACTTACTATTATGGATATGTGCTTGCGCTAGTTCTTGTCTTGATTCTTTCTCTTTTTGCAGTAAGAATAATGACCATATCTTATAAAATAAACGATCGATATGGTAAATTGCTACTCGTTGGTGGAGTAACTCTTTTTGTATTCCATTTCATTTATAACGTGGGCATGATTTTAGGATTATTACCACGTGTTTCTATATCATTACCTTTTATTAGTTATGGATTAGTACCAACTCTGTTTCACGCATTTATAATGGGAATCGTGCTAAGTGTATATCGGCGTAAAGATATGTCGTTTAGAATGAGAAAAACACCTTGA
- a CDS encoding PadR family transcriptional regulator, with translation MEDRLKGLRKSMENTTFKHLSFSNQHRKQVREKINQSNEKEEDILLAVLQLLGNEKTGYELMQLLRGRGIRKFEGNEGFLYTVLHRLEQNRFIQSSWDQAGVKYYQLNDKGRKMLRKAEKNSTKARFILKGLVQE, from the coding sequence ATGGAAGATAGATTAAAAGGCCTACGAAAATCAATGGAGAATACAACGTTTAAACATTTGAGTTTTTCTAATCAGCATCGAAAGCAGGTGCGCGAAAAAATCAATCAATCAAACGAAAAGGAAGAAGATATCCTTTTAGCAGTTTTACAACTCCTCGGTAATGAAAAAACAGGATACGAACTGATGCAGTTATTACGGGGAAGAGGGATTCGGAAATTCGAAGGAAATGAAGGTTTTTTATATACCGTATTACATCGTCTAGAACAGAACCGTTTTATCCAATCAAGTTGGGATCAAGCAGGGGTGAAATATTATCAATTAAATGATAAAGGAAGAAAGATGCTACGAAAGGCAGAGAAAAACTCTACAAAGGCACGGTTTATATTAAAAGGCTTAGTACAGGAGTGA
- a CDS encoding sigma-70 family RNA polymerase sigma factor, which produces MDELTVEAFEIEDKEDLIDEIMNKHGQEVLQLVYSYVNNKEVAEDLTQDIFVKCYKSLHTYKGKSNVKTWLWRIAINHCKDYIKSWYNKKVIVTEDEFTYIGSQKESVEQTVIQNAEDRRLASAVMNLPIKYREVIYLFYYEELSIKDIAIVIEVKENTIKTRLKRAKELLKKGLEE; this is translated from the coding sequence GTGGATGAATTAACGGTAGAAGCGTTTGAAATAGAAGATAAGGAGGACCTTATCGACGAAATAATGAACAAGCATGGACAAGAGGTCTTGCAGCTTGTGTATTCATATGTGAATAATAAAGAGGTTGCGGAGGACTTAACGCAAGATATATTTGTGAAATGCTATAAATCTCTTCATACATACAAAGGAAAGTCAAATGTAAAAACGTGGTTATGGAGAATCGCCATTAATCATTGTAAGGACTATATAAAAAGTTGGTACAACAAAAAGGTAATCGTTACAGAAGATGAATTTACGTATATTGGGAGTCAAAAAGAAAGTGTTGAACAAACTGTTATTCAAAATGCAGAGGACCGTAGGCTGGCTTCTGCAGTAATGAATTTACCGATAAAATATCGAGAAGTCATTTATCTATTTTATTATGAGGAATTATCAATTAAAGATATTGCTATTGTAATAGAGGTGAAAGAAAACACGATAAAAACGAGGCTGAAAAGAGCGAAGGAGCTTTTGAAGAAAGGATTGGAGGAATAA